One Pieris rapae chromosome 7, ilPieRapa1.1, whole genome shotgun sequence genomic window carries:
- the LOC111000597 gene encoding cytochrome b5-related protein: protein MAPKEPDYVEIAHQRAKEKKTHVSFPQLKYPSLRDEGLKDPVLWLTGKAMDDGAEGLWRVHDKLYDLESFIDRHPGGREWLELSKGLDVTEAFETHHLNPTTEKMLSKFYIRDAKSPRNSPFTFQDDGFYRSLKKRVWEELKTIPKMENRRSDMVTDGLLATCLAASTIASWAENYWIATAACFVASVCLAWILVAAHNYIHRGPNFRMYYFNLALWSYRDFRVSHVLSHHLYTNTLMDLEVSGFEPIIFWNPRKERPFYADYAFVIEQFVFPFMFIINFLKRTSLIFLRPGFFTRHIRWHDGIGLLLPIWIYLTSGASFYHAVVTWLWINCTASFIFFTIGSNAAHHHPMIFKDGDEVSDITPDWGMHELEAVMDRRDINDSHFKVMTFFGHHSLHHLFPTLDHAVLEHLYPVFLEYCEKYKANFKETSSLDLFIGQIKATLKTRPTLLTEKISRY from the exons atggcgCCTAAGGAACCGGACTATGTGGAAATCGCTCATCAAAGggcaaaagaaaaaaagacaCATGTTAGTTTTCCGCAGTTAAAATATCCTTCTCTGAGAGATGAGGGTTTAAAGGATCCAGTATTATGGCTGACTGGCAAGGCCATGGACGACGGAGCCGAGGGACTATGGAGAGTGCATGACAAACTTTACGACTTGGAGAGTTTTATCGATAGACATCCTGGTGGTCGGGAGTGGTTGGAATTAAGCAAG GGCTTAGATGTTACCGAGGCCTTCGAAACCCACCATCTAAATCCGACAACCGAGAAAATGTTATCAAAGTTCTACATAAGAGACGCGAAATCCCCAAGAAATTCACCTTTCACGTTTCAAGACGATGGATTTTATCGATCATTGAAGAAAAGGGTATGGGAAGAGCTTAAAACGATTCCTAAAATGGAAAATAGACGTTCGGACATGGTGACTGATGGTCTTCTTGCCACTTGCTTGGCAGCTTCCACGATCGCTTCTTGGGCGGAAAACTATTGGATTGCAACAGCTGCTTGTTTTGTTGCTTCAGTATGCTTAGCGTGGATATTGGTGGCTGCTCACAATTACATTCATAGAGGGCCCAACTTTCGAATGTATTACTTCAACTTAGCGCTTTGGTCGTATag GGATTTCAGAGTGTCGCATGTGTTGTCCCACCATCTTTATACAAATACTCTAATGGACTTAGAAGTCAGTGGATTTGAGCCGATAATCTTCTGGAATCCACGAAAAGAACGACCATTTTATGCTGACTACGCATTTGTGATTGAGCAATTTGTATTTCCGTTTATGTTTATCATTAACTTTTTGAAAAG AACCAGTCTTATCTTCTTACGTCCCGGTTTCTTCACTCGTCACATCCGATGGCATGATGGCATTGGTTTACTATTACCAATATGGATCTATCTGACGAGTGGCGCTTCCTTTTATCACGCTGTAGTGACTTGGTTATGGATTAACTGCACTGCTAGTTTTATATTCTTCACTATTGGCTCCAACGCCGCTCATCATCATCCCATGATCTTTAAGGATGGAGATGAAGTcag tgACATAACCCCTGATTGGGGCATGCACGAGCTCGAAGCGGTCATGGACAGACGAGACATCAACGACAGTCACTTTAAAGTGATGACCTTTTTCGGACACCACTCGCTTCATCACCTCTTTCCTACTTTGGACCACGCGGTGTTGGAACATTTGTATCCAGTATTTCTGGAGTACTGTGAAAAGTACAAAGCAAACTTCAAGGAGACATCTTCACTGGACCTATTTATCGGACAGATTAAAGCCACTTTGAAGACGCGACCAACTTTACTAACAGAAAAGATATCgcgttattaa
- the LOC110996944 gene encoding ommochrome-binding protein has translation MRLLMILLLSVSIKARHIEKECKGIVVNDILQKEEILKAHVISPYQLAMDYDTNTLFFSYSTEDSSVFQSAYLNLKTNEFGNIPGIAGGFANAVDNKKNTVYLGGRDGIYEFNYNTKTAQRLNVTDDNIWQLIYKDKLYYSKYPEEHAYVFQNGKFQRVPELINTRAMLLCVDDYNNIYFSNSSGLFIHKKSNDAVNHIGDFNVNGFTYDVHGDIYFSTPDGIFSIDVAKKEVKNVAKIENVSVYGVAIDITGNIIYASEDSIIRLKPTEKICPTDVATVTFY, from the coding sequence ATGCGTCTCCTAATGATACTATTACTCAGTGTCTCTATTAAAGCGCGACACATTGAAAAGGAATGTAAAGGAATTGTTGTAAATGACATACTTCAGAAAGAAGAAATTTTAAAGGCACATGTTATTAGTCCTTACCAACTGGCAATGGATTACGATACTAACACATTATTCTTCAGTTATTCGACAGAAGATTCTAGTGTCTTTCAATCCGCCTATCTTAATTTAAAGACAAATGAATTCGGAAACATACCTGGCATTGCTGGAGGCTTTGCTAACGCAGttgataataagaaaaatactgtttaccTTGGCGGAAGAGATggtatttatgaatttaattacaatactaAAACAGCGCAACGTCTAAATGTAACTGATGATAATATTTGGCAACTAATTTACAAAGATAAATTGTACTACTCAAAGTACCCAGAAGAACACGCTTATGTTTTTCAAAACGGTAAATTTCAAAGAGTACCAGAATTGATTAACACTAGAGCCATGCTGTTATGTGTCGatgattataacaatatttacttttcgAATTCATCTGGtttgtttattcataaaaaatcaaatgatgCCGTGAATCACATCGGAGACTTTAATGTCAATGGATTCACTTATGATGTCCACGGTGATATATATTTCTCTACGCCAGATGGCATTTTCTCTATTGACGTGGCAAAGAAAGAAGTAAAGAATGTGGCAAAAATCGAAAACGTCAGTGTCTATGGTGTGGCAATTGATATAActggaaatataatttatgcatCAGAGGATAGTATTATTAGACTCAAACCAACTGAAAAAATTTGTCCTACCGATGTTGCTACTGTCACATTTTACTAA
- the LOC123689370 gene encoding uncharacterized protein LOC123689370: MENTTNTTVEGCDVDKFIDVVESKQKLFNKQNEEFLDAYDDVLYDICESVERNIGLIDLEHPQQPERPQKRHIELESNNNTKKVKCEENCDLETCISDEMVKCKSCQIQVRKKYFATHSRSKLHKNNISKLHNTLKVSVESAFGKRVISYKMNDKVIDQSETPEVFLNSIKNEIMVLIQKCIETHNITKP; encoded by the exons ATGGAAAATACTACAAATACAACTGTTGAAGGCTGTGATGTCGATAAGTTCATAGATGTGGTTGAAAGTAAACAAAAGTTGTTCAATAAACAAAACGAAGAGTTCCTTGACGCATACGATGATGTGCTGTATGATATATGTGAATCGGTCGAGAGAAATATCGG ATTGATCGACTTGGAACATCCCCAGCAACCAGAGAGGCCACAAAAAAGACACATTGAACttgaaagtaataataatacgaaAAAGGTGAAATGTGAAGAAAACTGTGATTTAGAAACTTGTATCAGCGATGAAATGGTCAAGTGCAAATCCTGTCAAATACAAGTTCGTAAAAAGTACTTCGCAACCCACTCAAGAAGCAAGCTTCATAAAAACAACATatctaaattacataatacacTGAAAGTATCTGTAGAGTCGGCTTTTGGCAAACGAgtcatttcatacaaaatgaaCGATAAAGTTATTGACCAGTCGGAAACACCGGAAGTATTTTTGAATTCTATCAAGAATGAAATAATGGTTTTGATACAGAAATGTATTGAAACCCACAATATTACTAAaccttaa